In Helianthus annuus cultivar XRQ/B chromosome 9, HanXRQr2.0-SUNRISE, whole genome shotgun sequence, the following are encoded in one genomic region:
- the LOC110895162 gene encoding root allergen protein, which yields MSVTLDVQVPSQYPADKVFKVISDFDNLAPKVNPQFIKSIETVQGNGDVGTIKNLTFGDAVPYKSAKYKVDAVDPSNYSYDYSVIEGDSLIGILDSINHHVKIVPSSNGGSVYTQTVIYNCKGAEKPSEEFLKKEKEVYENSYKAIEAYAAAHPEVY from the exons ATGTCTGTTACTCTGGATGTTCAGGTTCCTTCTCAATATCCTGCCGATAAGGTTTTTAAGGTTATTAGTGATTTTGACAACCTCGCACCTAAGGTTAACCCTCAATTTATCAAGTCCATTGAGACAGTACAAGGGAATGGAGATGTTGGAACTATAAAGAACCTCACGTTTGGTGATG CTGTCCCATACAAAAGTGCAAAATACAAGGTTGATGCCGTAGATCCCAGCAACTATAGCTATGACTACTCAGTCATCGAAGGTGACAGCCTGATAGGTATACTAGACTCAATCAATCATCATGTTAAGATTGTGCCTTCTTCTAACGGAGGAAGTGTGTACACACAAACCGTTATCTATAATTGTAAAGGTGCGGAGAAACCATCCGAAGAGTTTcttaagaaagagaaagaggtgTACGAGAACAGCTACAAGGCTATTGAAGCCTACGCCGCTGCTCATCCTGAAGTTTATTAA
- the LOC110893005 gene encoding uncharacterized protein LOC110893005, producing the protein MVQNQRYWVVGGDFNCVRDRAERRNSKFMASVSNEFNEFIDKVGLHEFNLKGRKFTFVSGNKCSRIDRIFVLWNGFNEWPNAEYRALARDKSDHSPLILNVEARNYGAKRFRFFNSWLSREDLEEVVVTVVKDYVGQGPPDLIFMNKLKKVKQAIIEWRKKVNIEDAEEELNLKQDIIELDALVEDRDLTEAEQWVHIELNKKLKELEVCKAKDPWIKSAGEMG; encoded by the coding sequence ATGGTTCAAAATCAAAGGTATTGGGTAGTCGGGGGAGATTTTAATTGTGTCAGAGACCGTGCAGAAAGGAGAAACTCAAAGTTCATGGCGTCGGTGAGTAATGAATTCAACGAATTTATAGATAAGGTGGGTCTCCATGAGTTTAACTTGAAAGGTAGAAAGTTTACGTTTGTTTCGGGGAACAAGTGTAGTAGGATTGATAGAATTTTTGTATTATGGAATGGTTTTAATGAATGGCCAAATGCGGAATATCGGGCTCTTGCGAGGGATAAGTCGGATCATAGCCCTTTAATTTTGAATGTTGAAGCGCGTAATTACGGTGCAAAACGATTTAGATTTTTTAACTCGTGGCTTTCGAGGGAGGATTTGGAAGAAGTGGTCGTAACCGTCGTTAAAGATTATGTTGGACAGGGGCCTCCGGATTTAATCTTTATGAACAAGCTCAAGAAGGTTAAGCAAGCGATTATTGAATGGAGGAAAAAGGTCAACATTGAAGACGCGGAGGAGGAGTTAAACTTGAAACAAGATATCATTGAGTTGGACGCCTTGGTTGAAGATAGAGACTTGACGGAAGCCGAGCAATGGGTACATATAGAATTGAATAAGAAATTGAAAGAGTTGGAAGTGTGTAAAGCCAAAGACCCTTGGATAAAAAGCGCGGGTGAAATGGGCTAA
- the LOC110893004 gene encoding uncharacterized protein LOC110893004, whose protein sequence is MADYFVEDPKYNEDIFRHRFRMSKRLFLKIVSDVEENDPWFVEAPDARGRKGFTPLQKVTSAIKQLATGNTPDENDEYLHMAERTSRECLEYFCDTVCKIYGPEFLRRPTSHDMALLYQAHEEKYHLPGLRYPKPYNPI, encoded by the exons atggcgGATTATTTTGTCGAAGACCCGAAGTACAACGAAGATATCTTTCGGCATAGGTTCCGTATGTCGAAacgtttgtttctaaaaattgtGTCCGATGTGGAAGAGAACGACCCGTGGTTTGTAGAGGCCCCCGATGCGCGAGGTAGGAAGGGCTTTACGCCCTTGCAAAAGGTGACATCGGCTATTAAACAGCTCGCAACTGGAAACACTCCAGACGAGAACGATGAGTACTTGCATATGGCCGAAAGAACTTCCCGCGAGTGCCTAGAATATTTTTGTGACACGGTTTGCAAAATATACGGTCCAGAGTTCTTACGTAGACCGACAAGCCACGACATGGCACTTTTATACCAAGCTCATGAGGAAAAATATCACCTTCCAG gTTTGCG ATATCCGAAACCGTATAATCCGATCTAG
- the LOC110895164 gene encoding root allergen protein codes for MSVTLDLQITCQLPADKVLKVIGDFDNLVPKLNPQFIKSVETVQGNGDVGTIKNITFGDAVPYKSAKYKVDAVDPSNYSYDYSIIEGDSLIGILDSINHHVKIVPSSDGGSVYKQTVVYNCKGAEKPSEEFLKTEKEVFESNFKAIEAYAVAHPEVY; via the exons ATGTCTGTTACTCTGGATCTTCAGATTACTTGTCAACTTCCAGCCGATAAAGTTTTGAAGGTGATTGGTGATTTTGACAACCTCGTACCTAAACTTAACCCTCAATTTATCAAGTCCGTTGAGACAGTACAAGGGAACGGAGATGTTGGAACTATAAAGAACATCACGTTTGGTGATG CTGTCCCATACAAAAGTGCAAAATACAAGGTTGATGCCGTAGATCCAAGCAACTATAGCTATGACTACTCAATCATCGAAGGTGACAGCCTGATAGGTATACTAGACTCGATCAATCATCATGTTAAGATTGTGCCTTCTTCTGATGGAGGGAGTGTGTACAAACAAACCGTTGTCTATAATTGTAAAGGTGCGGAGAAACCATCTGAAGAGTTTCTTAAGACAGAGAAAGAGGTGTTCGAGAGCAACTTCAAGGCTATTGAAGCCTACGCCGTTGCTCATCCTGAAGTTTATTAG